A DNA window from Xiphias gladius isolate SHS-SW01 ecotype Sanya breed wild chromosome 3, ASM1685928v1, whole genome shotgun sequence contains the following coding sequences:
- the LOC120807122 gene encoding retinol dehydrogenase 8 has protein sequence MGTRRVLVTGCSSGIGLAVAARLAKDEFRRFKVVATMRDLGKRGPLEKAAGDSLNSTLEIKQLDACCEASIRECVNSLPDRRVDILVNNAGVGMIGPLECQSIAAMRELFDTNFFGLARLVKEVLPDMKRRQSGHIVVMSSVMGIQGLLFNDVYSASKFAVEGFCESLAVQAMKFNIKMTLVEPGPVVTEFERKAYEDAEKMDLSGTDEETARIFRDVYLPYSKKVFASLGQTPEEVAEQTVNVITAREPPLRHQTNRLYMPMTALKHADPTGQLPLDTFYKLIFKHDRVLNATLGVLRMLQRRVGKK, from the exons ATGGGGACCAGGAGGGTGCTGGTGACCGGGTGCTCCTCGGGCATCGGCTTGGCTGTTGCTGCACGGCTGGCTAAAGATGAGTTTAGACGGTTTAAAG TGGTTGCCACAATGAGGGATCTTGGGAAGCGGGGGCCCTTGGAAAAAGCGGCAGGTGATTCCTTAAACAGTACCCTGGAAATCAAACAGTTAGATGCCTGTTGTGAAGCCTCCATCAGAGAGTGTGTCAACAGCCTGCCGGATAGAAGGGTGGACATTCTTG TGAATAACGCAGGGGTTGGCATGATTGGGCCGCTCGAATGCCAGAGTATTGCTGCCATGAGGGAGCTCTTTGACACAAACTTCTTTGGACTGGCACGGCTGGTGAAAGAGGTGCTGCCTGACATGAAGCGACGGCAGAGCGGCCATATTGTGGTGATGAGCAGCGTGATGGGAATTcagg GGCTTCTGTTCAATGATGTCTACTCTGCCTCCAAATTTGCCGTGGAAGGATTTTGTGAAAGTCTGGCAGTACAAGCAATGAAGTTTAACATCAA GATGACTCTAGTGGAACCTGGCCCTGTGGTGACAGAGTTTGAAAGGAAAGCGTACGAAGACGCTGAGAAGATGGATCTATCAGGGACAGACGAGGAGACTGCCAGAATCTTCCGTGACGTTTACCTGCCATACTCAAAAAAGGTCTTTGCCTCGTTAGGCCAGACACCAGAGGAAGTGGCTGAG CAAACAGTTAACGTGATCACAGCCAGGGAGCCGCCTCTGCGCCACCAGACCAACCGCCTGTACATGCCCATGACTGCACTGAAGCATGCAGATCCGACCGGTCAGCTGCCTCTGGACACCTTTTACAAGTTGATCTTTAAACATGACAGAGTATTAAATGCTACTCTTGGGGTGCTGCGCATGTTGCAGAGGAGGGTAGGGAAGAAATAA